CTTTGTTAGGAGAGTTTTTGGATGCAAAAATTGATGAATCTACTTTAAACTATTTTATTGTAAGAATGGAACATGATAATATTCAGGAAATGGTATGGGGGCCGTTAACCAGTTATGAGTTTGACAGTTTATGTTATGTTTTAAATATTTCCGAAATTGATTTTTCAATTATATATGAGAAAGAAAAAAATGTGAGGCTTGATTAGTTCTCTATAATCATCATGCAATAAATAGCTTTTCATTAAAAGAAGAACAACTTTTTTTGTTACTTGTTTTCTGAATATAGAACCAGCAATCTGAATCCAAACTTAGAACATTAATTATTAGGTGCATAGTTGCAGTGATTTGTATATTGCAGATGTGATATCAACTACCGACTATTATCCATTTGGCTCCGTACAACCCGGAAGATCTTATACTTCTGATGCGTATCGTTATGGGTTTAACGGAAAGGAAAAAGACCCTGAAGGTTTAGGGGGCGGTCTTGCAACTTACGATTATGGATTTAGAATATATAATCCTGCCATTGCAAGGTTTTTAAGTGTGGATCCTTTAACGAAATCTTATCCTTGGTATACTCCATATCAGTTTGCAGGTAATACACCAATTTGGGCGATCGATTTAGATGGTTTGGAGGAAGCTTTTGCTACGGATTATATTGATGAAAATGGAAACTATAAACGAATGTATACACTTAATCCAAATGCGGGTCCCGATGATTTTGGTAAAGTTCAAATAATTTATAAAGATAAAACTAGATCTAGGATTCTTAACGCTGATGAAGACGAACTTAGGAGAATAAAAAAATTAAGAGAGGATTATGGAAAAAAACCATCACCTGGTACTGCTGTAACTACAAAGATTGCTATTAAATTGGATAATTTTGAAAGTGCGTCAACTGATGTTCGTAATAAAGTACCTGAAGTAAAACCCAAGTAGCTTGCCATTTAAATAAAGGAATAGGTACAAGTTGAGCATTTTAGTTTTTCAAGCAGCTTTACAGCTTAGAAAAACTTAATGGCAACTGGTTAATGAAAGAAAAAAATAGAGCTTAAATAGAAAGCCGCTAACGAGAGTTAGTGGTTTTTTGTTACTTGTTTTCTGAATATAGAAATGGTAATCAGAATCTAAACTTAGGACACTGATTATTAGTGTTGTTTTATTTTGTTACATATATTTCTGATGTGATATCAATCACACTAGAACTGATACAGCAGAACCTTATATTACAGTTTAGAATGACTGAAGGTAAATTGAGCAAAATGAAGCTATCATAATTGTTGCAACGTATAAAAACGATTAAAAAATGAAAAGAGTCAACAAAATAGCAGTGGAAATACTAGCAAATAGAGGAATGTCAGTTTTACTTTTTTTTATGTTGTTTGTAAATGATTTGAATTCTCAACAGATAGATAGTAATGGAGTTATGATAGTAGATTCTATAGTGACTAATTTTTATAATGAACTAAGTGAAATAAAGTTAGGAAGCTGTCGTAGATATTACCTTATAAGTGATACTGTTTTTTTTAGTTCTCATAAAAAGGTTAGTAATAAATTAAGTATCGTAGATAGTACGGTTAATAGAAAGCGTAATTGTTGTTATGTGACCTTGCATGGGATTACTTCAAAAGAGAATGATGGGAAAGTAGAATTAATTCTATCATTTGAGACTTTAAGAAAAGTAAAAAAGAAAACTGATGCTTTGCAGGGGTATACCGATTTCTTTGTTTACCTAGAGAACAAAGTATTATTAAGTATTGTTTATAAGGGAGGTTTATATGAGCGAGTCTTATATAGTTTATGAAAACCTTTTTAAAACAATTTATTTTAATAATACGTTTTTGGTTTTCAAACTCATTGTAAATTACTGATTTGTCATTAGGGAGGGCGAACCTCCAGCAGCCTATGGCATAAATATTCAAGTTAAAGGAAATTGATATGTTTAAGATATTTTATAGATCGTTAGTGTTTTATACCATTTGTGTAGCACTTTTTTCGTGCAAACAACCTGTATTATTAATGTTAGATAAAGATAATATGGTAACGAAGAATGCTTGTGAAACTTTATTTTATACGGATTCTATTTATACTGAAATAGAAGATTTTAAAATGGAATTAAAAAAACAAATAAGAAAAGAATCTAGAAATTGTAATTGTGATACTATGTACATTGATTTAAATGATTTATGGAAAATGCGTGACAATAACCCTGGTACATATTGGGGAATTTGCCCGAATAAATAAAAACATATTAATACTAGAATTGGATATAAATAGAAAGATAAATCAAAATGAATATAATTTTGATAATTTGTTCTTTCTGATAAATGAGCTAATGGTAACTGTGTAATGAAAGAAAAATAGAATTTAAACAAAAAAGCCTCTGATCACTCAGAGGCTTTTTAATTTTTACATTATAATTTAATCCACTATCAGTCGATACGTATTGACCTGACCATCTAATGGAATTTGAATTAAGTAAATTCCTTTGGCCCAGTTTGAGGTATTGATTAATGTTTTTTCCATTTGAAGTGGAGTAGTGGTTATCACTTGTCCTACGCTATTGATGATCGTTGCTTTTAATCCAGTATTCGCAAGAATGGATGGAATAGCAATGTTAAATTCATTTTGAGTAGGATTTGGGTAGATTGAAACATTGTTGGTCAAATCATTTTCATTGACACTTGCACAAATGTCTACCAAAGCATCCACCTTAATTCTTGGACTTAGACAGGTCAGTTCTTTAATCTGCCAGTTATAGAAGAAATAATAATATCCTGAACTAGCTGTAGAACCAGTAATCGAAGCCATGTTTGCTATAGTATATGGGAACGAAGCTCCTGCACTGTTTCTATATAATGCAGGTTGCGAACCTACAGCAACACCCAGTTGATATCCGGTACCTGGTAAGATTTCAAAGTTTAGATTAACGGTTTGTTGTCCGCTTCCTACAAAAACATTTGCAGTATCGATAACAGTTCCGGCTGCATCACGTAGTTCAATATTTCTGATGCCACCTCCCGCTGCGTATACTTCTACAGATTCTAAAATAATGGCTTGTTGTACATCAAAAACTAAACTTTGATCTCCATTAAAGTTCCCTCCAGGACCGATTGTGTTATCAACAGGTCCTAAGAACTGAGAAGATGATTGGGTTTCTTGCTCTAAATAGAATGAAGTCGTACTCGAAAGAGTAGGTGTAATAAAGGTATCACCGACAAATACAGGGTTTAAATCATATTGATCATCATACCATTTGCTTAACCCATTTGAAG
This genomic interval from bacterium SCSIO 12643 contains the following:
- a CDS encoding RHS repeat-associated core domain-containing protein, whose protein sequence is MHSCSDLYIADVISTTDYYPFGSVQPGRSYTSDAYRYGFNGKEKDPEGLGGGLATYDYGFRIYNPAIARFLSVDPLTKSYPWYTPYQFAGNTPIWAIDLDGLEEAFATDYIDENGNYKRMYTLNPNAGPDDFGKVQIIYKDKTRSRILNADEDELRRIKKLREDYGKKPSPGTAVTTKIAIKLDNFESASTDVRNKVPEVKPK